From the genome of Coregonus clupeaformis isolate EN_2021a unplaced genomic scaffold, ASM2061545v1 scaf5446, whole genome shotgun sequence:
ggtgccgCGCCAGCCCggcgttcctgctccccgcacaagccagtggtgcgcgcgccagccggcccggcccgttcctgctccccgcaccaagcctgtggtgcgtgcgCCACCGGTCGGCCCGTTCccgccctcgcaccaagcctgtggtgcggtcgccagcccggtccggcatgttcctgctccccgcaccaagccagtggtgcgcgtcgccagcccggtccggcccgttcctgctccctcgcaccaagccagtggtgcgcgtcgccagcccggtccggcctgttcctgctccccgcaccaagccagtggtgcgcgtcgccagcccggtccggcccgttcctgctccccgcaccaagccagtggtgcgtgccgccagcccggtccggcccgttcctgctcccgccccaagccagtggtgcgcgtcgccagcccggtcggcccgttcctgctcccgcaccaagccagtggtgcgcgtcgtcagcccggtccggcccgttcctgctccccgcaccaagccagtggtgcgcgtagtcgccagcccggtccggccgcttcctgctccccgctccaagccagtggtgcgcgccgtcagccggtccggcgttcctgctccccgcaccaagccagtggtggcgtcgtcagccggtccggcccgtcctgctccccgcaccaagccagtggtgcggcgtcgtcagcccggtccggcccgttcctgctccccgcactagccagtggtgcgcgcgtcAGCccgcccggcccgtgcctgctcccgcACCATGCCAGTGGTCAGCGCGTCAGCCGGCACAGCGGGCCGCTGCTCCACAccgagcctgagcaatccgctccaccggtgtccagtccagctcggccagcgggaccagaccaggggcgctacggtggggtagcgagagagtggtggtcacgcccggagccggatccgcctctgaggcggaatgcccacccggcccctcccctgttgtgtttggttggcgcggtcgcagtccgcgcctttgggggtactgtcacgccctggctctggggactcttaaaagttgagccagggtgtgtagtgtctatgttgtagtttctatgtttttgttctagttcttgttttctatgttggccagggtggttcccaatcagaggcagctgattctcgttgtctctgattgggaaccatacttaggcagcctgtgggcactagttatttgtgggatcttgttctgtataggtttgtgttggtgaacctttagacgtcacgtattgttttgttgttggtgtcaagtactcattaaaagatgtacgcctatcacgctgcgccttggtctgcctcttacaacgatcgtgacaggtgtttcggccctccaggaccggaattgaagaaccctgccataGAGTGTATGAGGATTATGTCATCATCAAGAGTTTAATAATACAACATTTAACATCCACCACTGCAGCGTCAAATACTAAAATTATCCTGCCATATGTCAACCAAAGGATTGCCTGGACATTGGGTTAATTCAGTGAATGCCATTCCTTTGATTTGGATGAAAACGAGAATCAGTCTACAAGGTACAGACTGCCAAACAAGTTGAATTGGTTGGTTTCTTTTTTTGTAGTGAATATTTATATTGTACAGTCTATAGAGAGCAATATTAATGGTTAGTTGGGCAAAGCTTACgggaaaatgaatggagtttttgtagggtttttcaataaacacagaaaataaggcctgtggtaaacacagacttaggagatcttatatgttttgttctatgagataattttttatttatcagCTAACGtccctttttgtgaattttgaagcatttacgGTATAATAAAGACATAACACACATAAatgcttcataattcataaaagcCATGTTAACTAACtaatattatctcatagaacaaaatgtataaactctcctaagcctgtgttaccTCAGACTTTATTTTTTGGTGTTTATCCCAAAATCCAATTATTTTCCCATTAattttccccataggaatggctgaatgaAACAGAGTTAACTCATTTCCGGTTTTTAAGACTACAAACTAGCGAGCTAGACTATACTGACATGACTGACATCTAGTGTATAGCCCGTTTctggtgctgtggtggagacctctggggGCACactggccttgtctcaggattgaagttggttgaggatatccctctagtggtggggctgtgctttggtagagtgggtggggttatatccttcctgtttggcccgtccggggtttcttcggatggggccacagtgtctccggaccgctcctgtctcagcctccagtatttatgctgcagtagtttatgtgtcgggggctggggttagttggttatacctggagtacttctcctgtcttatccagtgtcctgtgtgaatttaagtatgcctctctaattctctcgttctctctttctctctgagaacctgagccctaggacagtggactaccgggcatgatgacaccttgctgtccccagtccgcctggccttgctgctattccagtttcaactgttctgcctatggttacgaaacccctacctgtcccagacctgctgttttcaactcttaatgatcacATGAAAAGCCAacgagagacctgagccctaggaccatatgGACCCGGCCGTGGtgaccttgctgtccccagtccgcctggccttgctgctattccagtttctttaactgttctgcctgcggttatggaacccctacctgtcccagacctgctgttttcaacttctTAATGatcgctatgaaaagccaactgagatttattcctgattattatttgaccatgcttgtcacttatgaaacatttttgaacatcttggcatggttctgttataatcttcacccggcacagccagaagaggattggccacccctcatagcctggttctctaggtttcttcctaggttttcgccctttctagggagttttccctagccaccgtggtttctacacctgcattactagctgtttggggttttaggctgggtttctgtacagcacttcgagatattagctgatgtaagaagggctatataaaataaaattgattgattgattgattgactgacagggggcgctgttttgAATCTACAAACATTTTAGAATGCATTTATTTGTTTTTGacacgtttattctattacagacaccttaatgcatacttttgaatcatattatgtgagctaagcataccaataaaaaatgaaaatatatcaaaacattttccttaaagtatcaTTTTTAgaatgagtggcgcagtggtctaaggcactgcatcgcagtgctaactgtgccactagagatcctggttcgaatccaggctctgtcgccgccggccgcgaccgggagactcatgggcggcgcacaattggcccagcgtcgtccagggtaggggagggaatggccggcagggatgtagctcagttgatagagcatggagtttgcaacgccagggttgtgggtttgattcccacggagggccagtataaaaaaaatatgtattcactaactgtaagtcgctctggataagagcgtctgctaaatgactaaaatgtaaaatgtaaatgtagaaagaACTACAACAAAATACTTGAATAAATGTAATTTTGcccttgaaacatttaaatgaaatactgaagaattccattaattcctatgTAAATACTGCTTTTCTGCAGAAGTGCCAATATGGCcaaccggtggcttcaaagcctctaaTTGGCCAATACATTGCATCAGCAATCtcgggtttatatacatcattgggttAGACTACTGGGCCTACAAGACAGGTAGCACTATGGGATATGCAGTTCTGTGAAAACGCGGGTCCCGTGAGTCACATGTACATGATGACAGGAATTTAATTACATTCTCTATTGCTATGAGACAAGAGTATGACACAGcagactggtctcatagactagacgtaacatagtaaatgtaaatccgtatcactcaaattagtatgatatgttacgtttggtattgTGAAAGACATGGAGACCCGCACACTGTCGAAAAAATGAATAAATCCAAAACTGAGGCTTGAATGCAAAATAAAGATGTTAGAACATCATGGTGCCCAAATAAATGAAAGGTATATTTACACTGAGAATGGCCTAAGGCCGAAACTTTGGTGTTTTGTTAGATTTTTTGGGCATCATAATGTTCTAATAAACATCTATATTTAGCATTCAAGCCTCAGTTTAGGATTTATTCATTTTTTCGACAGTGTGCGGTTCTCCATCTCTTTCAGTATTCTTATTTTGACTCCTACGCACCTGGAACCAACACTATTCAGTAGTAAGGACATTAAAAGAGCACAGACAGCTTCTTATCatttacatttggtatggttacataagataggttacttaaggcaaaaactaaaggagggtggttggtcggggtggatgggtgggcgtataatgcgaacgtgttcgaatctcactgacaactttagcattttagctaattagtaaCTTCCCCTAACCATAACTGTTTTAGCGAAACCTTCCCCTAACCTAACTCttccctaaccctttaacctacctcccaaccttaaccctaacccctagagctagctaatgttagcattagccacctagctaactttAGTCACAACAAATTGAAATTTGTAGCATATCATTCATTTTGGAAATTCAGACcatattgtatgaattgcaattcgtaacatatcatattaatAGTCattagtaacatatcatacaaaattgaTGATGGcttccacaaattaatacataccatacgaaatgtaacatgtCATCTAAATGGATGGCGCTTCTCgcatttacgtacagaataatacgaaatgctctgagaccacgttGGACACAGTGCGGTTCAGACTTTTAGGAAACTAGAAAAGTAGGCCTACTTTATAGTAGATTAAGCTCCACCAAACACCGCCTATTGAACTTCAATAATACAAAAGTCTACTGGTAAAGTTTTAATCATTATACATTAAAGTTGTTACAAAACAGTAGCCTAATCAACAATAGAAAGGAATCATAGCAACTTGAGAAAATTTTCTTTCATGATTGACTTGTACTGTTATGTATTTGTTTACTGTCATTTGTGGCATTAACTGTTGTATAGGCTGTAATTTCATTTTGGGTTTAAAGTAAAATCATAATTGTATTGTTAACTTACCTTACAAGAAAAAAAACTTTGTAAGGACTGCAACGCGTCCTGACCAGAGGAACAAGTACAGATACAGTAATAATTTCCTGACAGGCGATTGGCTACAGGGGAACCTCGAGGCACTGTGATTGGTGAGAAAGAACATGCCGCTTCCCTATTGGTTAGAATCACGTATCTCTACGGGAAGGAAGTAGCTTTACTGCTGTAGCCATTTGCTTGCAACTGTGTAGCTAATTACAATGTTGAAATGATATCATCACTAAAGGCAAAAGGAATCGAGTGAGAAGGAAAATACAAAATAAGAAAGAGGTTAttttatttaggcctatatagatATATGTACTGTTATTTTGGGTTTTTGGAACCAGGTCCAGGGGTGATGTTATTAATTTGCCCAGTTTAAATGCTGTTGACATGTATAATCCTTCCTCAAAGTAATCACTGCGCCATTTTGAATGTAAGGGGGGTGCCTTACATGCACATCCATTGTCAGACAAGTGATTATTTCAGAGAAGGTAGGATACATTTAACAAGGAAATAAATGTTCTCTTTCAAATGAAAACCTCTGTTACAGACTGAAACTATGGCAACTGCTTGGGGACAAAAACAGGCCAGATGGAGGCTATAACAGAATAGAAAGGAGCAATAACAAAAAATGAAGTGAGCAAGGCCCACATAAGGTCTGACAGTAAACTGTAGGTCTTATCTAGGTTTGACAGGAAATGGCCTCACTATTAATCAGACAGCCACTTCCAGGAAAATTCCGATAGGTGAACTCAAAATACAGACTTtagccctctcttcctctctcagaaTCTGATATGCCAGTGCTTCACAGTGTGCAAAGCTAAAATATCAGGATCGATGAATAAACCCTAGTGCTGAAATATAGCTGTGGTGCTGTGTTATtgtcaaacacccacacacattaAACGGGTTAGACTACTGTTCATCCTCAAGTATCCTCTTTGATCACAGCTGCAAAATTGTAATAATCACAAACACATTCTCTATATTTCACTGTTGATCCTAGCTACAGATATAGCCAATCGTTTATCATCCGCACACGGGCTTGAAAATAACCGCACCAGTTTAAGCACCGCCTTCGCCCAATCTTGATTCGTCCAAGTAATCAATGATGAAAACCCAAAACTACTGCTGCTAGTAATAACAACATTCTGTGAGCCTTGACAGTTTCTCGACATTtcatctgtccacgagagattatgcGGCTTTCACATGCTAGTTGGAACTAGGAAACTCATACATTTCCAATTTGCTAATTCGTCAAAAATTTCCCCGTTTCCTAGTTGTCATGATGACACACCTATCTCGATCGATGGGAGAATATTTGAAATATATAAGATTGCGGTTTACACATCGTTAGATTCCTTAATGGAGCAAAACATGTATTTATAATGTAGCATTTTCGCACCACTTGCAATTGGACACAGACATTTTAGAAGATACGTTTGTCCGAATCGAGAACAAAGATAGTGTCGCAAAGTTAAGGTTGGTCAaaaattctctgtgctacaccaaacagtacctaacctGTATCTCTCACTAATGGATACCAAAAAACTCTGGTTAACTCACATTATCTGGTATAACAATCTGTAGCTCCATCCTTTGTCGAAATTTCACAGTCAGATTGCGACCATTATTTCAATATTTTCACTAAGGTGACTGAAAACTATATAATGTATACCGATGTGTTTAAGAACTATGCAATGTATATCAAATAACTATATTttgctatgtacagtggggaaaaaaagtatttagtcagccaccaattgtgcatgttctcccacttaaaaagatgagagaggcctgtaattttcatcataggtacacgtcaactatgacagacaaattgagaattttttttccagaaaaacacattgtaggattttttatgaatttatttgcaaattatggtggaaaataagtatttggtcacctacaaacaagcaagatttctggctctcacagacctgtaacttcttctttaagaggctcctctgtcctccactcgttacctgtattaatggcacctgtttgaacttgttatcagtataaaatacacctgtccacaacctcaaacagtcacactccaaactccactatggccaagaccaaagagctgtcaaaggacaccagaaacaaaattgtagacctgcaccaggctgggaagactgaatctgcaataggtaagcagcttggtttgaagaaatcaactgtgggagcaattattaggaaatggaagacatacaagaccactgataatctccctcgatctggggctccacgcaagatctcaccccgtggggtcaaaatgatcacaagaacggtgagcaaaaatcccagaactacacagggagacctagtgaatgacctgcagagagctgggaccaaagtaacaaagcctaccatcagtaacacactacgccgccagggactcaaatcctgcagtgccagacgtgtccccctgcttaagccagtacatgtccaggcccgtctgaagtttgctagagtgcatttggatgatccagaagaggattgggagaatgtcatatggtcagatgaaaccaaaatatactcgtcgtgtttggaggacaaagaatgccatacctactgtgaagcatgggggtggaaacatcatgctttggggctgtttttctgcaaagggaccaggacgactgatccatgtaaaggaaagaatgaatggggccatgtatcgtgagattttgagtgaaaacctccttccatcagcaagggcattgaagatgaaacgtggctgggtctttcagcatgacaatgatcccaaacacaccgcctgggcaacgaaggagtggcttcgtaagaagcatttcaaggtcctggagtgacctagccagtctccagatctcaatcccatagaaaatctttggagggagttgaaagtccgtgttgcccagcgacagccccaaaacatcactgctctagaggagatctgcatggaggaatgggccaaaataccagcaacagtgtgtgaaaaccttgtgaagacttacagaaaacgtttgacctgtgtcattgccaacaaagggtatataacaaagtattgagaaacttttgttattgaccaaatacttattttccaccataatttgcaaataaattcattaaaaatcctacaatgtgattttcaggatttttttccctcattttgtctgtcatagttgacgtgtacctatgatgaaaattacaggcctctctcatctttttaagtgggagaacttgcacaattggtggctgactaaatacttttttccccactgtaactactgtGTAAAAAAAAGTGCCATGTATGTAAAATATGAGTCATATATAAATGTAACAACAACAAAAGCTGTAAGAAGAGGGGATGggccaataaaaaataaataaaaaagattaGTGAAATCAGATATCTGCCAAACATCTAGCTGTTATTACTAATTTGTTATTCAGTTTGGtatccatttacatttacgtcatttagcagacgctcttatccagagcgacatacagttagtgaatacatattttttatttattttattttttatactggccccccatgggaatcgaacccacaaccctggcgttgcaaacgccatactctatcaactgagctacatccctgccggccattccctcccctaccctggacgacgctgggccaattgtgcgccgcccatgagtctcccggtcgcggccggctacgacagagcctggtttcgaaccaggatctctagtggcacagttagcactgcgatgcagtgccttagaccactgcgccactcaggagtatccAAGTGAAGAATTTAACATGGGAGTGGACGGTGTTCAATTACTGGTCTGTAGTTTACTTTCCTTGCAGACAGATTCATTTTTACAGTGACAGCATGAATACTGTAAGATAGTTTGAATACATACTACAGACACATACAAATAAGCTagcaatatataataataatattatattccatttagcagatgcttttatccaacgcgacttacagtcatgcatgcatacatttatgTCTGGGTAGCCccgggaaacaaacccacaaccctggcgttgctaacgccatgctctaccaactcagcCATACAGGGCCACAATAATGACACACGATAATGAACACAAAATGCTACCAAATGCTGTCACTGTAGACAATTTTTTATCTGCGTTACTCTGTGGCTACCGACTAAAACCAGGTAACCATGGTAACAGGGTATCCCTGCCTGTTCACTTTAATTAAGAACACATGACATCATGGAGCTTTAGAGTAGACCAACCACCCCTCACAGTGATGTtatattacaaacacacacacctcaacacccACACAAAAACTCATTCATAATACACAAAGGAGAAGTCATAAACTGCTCTCCTACAAGGATCACCAATAGGTAGGGTGGAGCTTCTGTGATTGATATGTTTGACAAATTTGAGAGTCTCTTTGTCCCTGTATACAAGAGCCAGGGAGTTCTCCTCTGGATACACCGTCAGGAGCTGCGGACAGGAGGACACCGATGAGAAATGACAACCATGACAATCATAGGAATCTAGTTAATCAGTTGCCATTTGAACAGTGACATCACtcacctcctcatcctcttcaTTAGCAACGTAAGAGGTGAAGCCCCCAAACTCAGTCTGCCAGTCTGAGAAATAAAAAGACAGTTATCACACTTTGGAGTTGATATTGTGTATGAAAACATTTGCACTTACAACTTTGCAAATAGTTCCTAAAACTATGATTCTAACCtacattgtgtgtctgtgtgtgtgcttaagCATGAGTGTCTGATTAAGCGTGTGTGACTGACCAGGACAGCTCAGGGGGCAGCAGTAGGTCAAGGGCGTACTCCGCTCTTGATGCGTCTCCATCGTGCAGTAGTGTGTAGCCCCGTGAGCCCAGCGCCGCAGCTCTCCAACACACACCGGCGTGCTCGGCTCTTGAGGATACACACAGAGGGGTCAACACATATTTACAAAGGCATATTCAGTCCTGAGGAGGTACAGAAAGGTCAAggctcacaaacacacagatcTGAGGATACACACAGGggtcaacacacatacacaaacccacacacacaaaaaaaacacatacagacacaaacaaGCAACACACCTTTGTTATTCTTATTAGCTGATGGTGTGTCCCCAGATGACCCTGtggcttctctctcttcctcatcttcttggtccttctcttcctcctcgtctTCGTCACTGGGGCTGAGGTAGTGCAGTCTCAGGCCAGTGAAGTTGGACAGAAGCAGGAAGAACGCCTCCGAGCACAGCAGCTCCCAGCATGCATTCACACACTGGGGGAAGGACTCTAACGAAGCCACTTCATAACATCTGCACaatgcacatacacacaaaaatatttacacacatcatatacaTTTACACGCATCATAACACCTTAGGGatatctctctcactcacacaaacaAATGACTGGACAGGCTCACCTCCTGTTGGGAGGACCTCGCTTGGTCCACTGGACCTCAGTCGATCGCAGTGCTTCACTCACCTCCTTAAACTTCTCCTCctgtagagagagacactgtCAACCAGGAGAGAGGCagcaggagagatggagaaatgaAGAGGTAGAGTAATGGGTTACTTTGAGGAAATTATTGAGCTGGATCTCAGAGCTGTCCTCGAACTCTTGCTGAACCTGTGACTGGTAGTCAACGTCCAGATACAGTGGATTCAGCCACTCTAGCAGCAGTGTCTCCTGTGAACAGACACAAAATACACACTCAGgtaaaatgcacacacacacacgcacatttaTTTATGTCATGTGACTACATCCTTGCTCTACGGCTGTGAGTTCACTCTTTcagaacaaacacacacttacaTCTCTGGGAAGGTGGGGGCTCCTTGGGAAGGGGGGCTCGATGTGACGACGTGGTCGCTCCAAAGACGGCCCGTGAAACCAGCCACTCAGAGAGAGACGACACTTATCCTCTGACAACACCTCTGCaacctggacaaacacacagagagacagccatcCGTAGATTGCACTACTGCTACCTGGACAGGTGAGAAGCGTGTGGTTGTTACCTTGTGGTATAGGAAGAACTACCTGGTGGAAGGAGACGGGTGAAACCTCGAAGAGAACCAGAGTGTTCCAGCTGGGCACCAGAGACTTCACCACACTATGGGGCTGGAAGTGACCTATGCACAAATTAGATTATAAGTTAAAACACTAATTATTTCACTcacgccaacacacacacagccacacaccaaTACTTACCATCTGTGCTGAAGAGATCCAGGGTTCCTCCGTCGCTGCACTCCCATGGAGGGACAAGGTAGAGGATGAAGGCAACACGCCTCCCCTCCAACTCATCATCATGACACAACAGAACATCTAccgacagagagatagagagggcatagataatataatatataatataccatttcgcagacacttttatccaaagcgacttacagtcatgcgtgcatacattttttttgtgtgtatgggtggtcccggggatcgaacccactaccttggcgttacaagcgccgtgctctaccagctgagctacagaggaccacaatagataaagagagagagtgatttgTAACAGACAGATCATGCATATTTCATCATTAATTCCAGAAATATGCATGTCCATATAGACTAAATATGCAGTGGGCAGAACAGGATATCTTGGGGGATAGCTAagtgcttctgctcttttcttctATAGCTTTAttagagatggaggaggagcatGCTAATATTAAGGCTTGCTCATTTCTTTTTTGAAGAGTAGAGATAAAAACATGTGGCTCACCAGTGTATTGGTACTTGGCACAGGAAATGTCCACTGTGGGCTCCAGTTCTACCCCCAACACTTCACCCAGCCAGGAT
Proteins encoded in this window:
- the LOC121540900 gene encoding LOW QUALITY PROTEIN: prolyl 3-hydroxylase OGFOD1-like (The sequence of the model RefSeq protein was modified relative to this genomic sequence to represent the inferred CDS: inserted 1 base in 1 codon) — protein: GLELDCHPFPHCIIRNFIQSESFTENLQRELLDLNFHEKSNDLYKFNQSDDLKKRKEPHITGLRAALFGRFRSWLGEVLGVELEPTVDISCAKYQYTDVLLCHDDELEGRRVAFILYLVPPWECSDGGTLDLFSTDGHFQPHSVVKSLVPSWNTLVLFEVSPVSFHQVAEVLSEDKCRLSLSGWFHGPSLERPRRHIEPPFPRSPHLPRDETLLLEWLNPLYLDVDYQSQVQQEFEDSSEIQLNNFLKEEKFKEVSEALRSTEVQWTKRGPPNRRCYEVASLESFPQCVNACWELLCSEAFFLLLSNFTGLRLHYLSPSDEDEEEEKDQEDEEEREATGSSGDTPSANKNNKGPSTPVCVGELRRWAHGXYTLLHDGDASRAEYALDLQLSFYFSDWQTEFGGFTSYVANEEDEELLTVYPEENSLALVYRDKETLKFVKHINHRSSTLPIGDPCRRAVYDFSFVYYE